In Rhodamnia argentea isolate NSW1041297 chromosome 11, ASM2092103v1, whole genome shotgun sequence, one genomic interval encodes:
- the LOC115750444 gene encoding probable methyltransferase PMT26 yields MALGKYTRVDNRRSASSYCSTVTIVVFVALCLVGVWMMTSSSVVPVQNVDVPQENKSEVKEQVIENNNEVKEQVNENVDEVKEQEKNDSSTSQFEDNPGDLPEDATKGDTNDMPSKSEIDSNSQENQEQKQDENVELKTREKESSAEETKSKDNESNQETDSSKTDGGDNDSGGQGVSEEGSGEKKSDTDEAEKKTDPEEGSADTKSGEKVDGEIEEKVNQNDSDGSGDNSDEKKDENQTKDQTPSEVFPSGAQSDLLSETTTQNGAFSTQAAESKNEKESQSSSKQQTGYSWKQCNVTAGPDYIPCLDNLQAIKKLHSTKHYEHRERHCPENPPTCLVALPKGYRKPIEWPTSREKIWYYNVPHTKLAEVKGHQNWVKVTGEYLTFPGGGTQFKHGALHYIDFIQESVPDVAWGKRSRVVLDVGCGVASFGGYLFDRDVIAMSLAPKDEHEAQVQFALERGIPALSAVMGTTRLPFPSRVFDIVHCARCRVPWHIEGGKLLLELNRLLRPGGFFVWSATPVYQKIPVDVAIWKAMSELIKSLCWELISINKDTVNGVGVATYRKPMSNDCYEKRSQNDPPMCADSDDSNAAWYVPLQTCMHKIPIDSTERGSQWPEEWPSRLVKTPYWLLSSQVGVYGKSAPEDFASDNEHWKRVVTKSYLSGIGIDWSTVRNVMDMRAIYGGFAAALKDLNVWVMNVVSVDAPDTLPIIYERGLFGIYHDWCESFSTYPRSYDLLHADHLFSKIKKRCNLVALVAEVDRILRPGGKLIVRDNVETINEVESMVRAMQWEVRLTYSKDNEGLLCIQKSMWRPSEAETVSYAIA; encoded by the exons ATGGCTTTAGGAAAATATACTAGAGTTGATAATAGAAGGTCCGCCTCGAGTTACTGCTCTACAGTGACAATAGTAGTTTTTGTTGCCCTCTGCTTGGTTGGGGTTTGGATGATGACGTCGTCGTCAGTGGTTCCCGTGCAAAATGTAGATGTACCCCAGGAGAACAAGAGTGAGGTGAAGGAGCAAGTGATTGAGAACAATAATGAGGTGAAAGAACAAGTAAACGAGAATGTGGATGAGGTAAAGGAACAAGAGAAAAACGATAGCAGCACCAGCCAATTTGAGGATAACCCGGGCGACTTACCTGAGGACGCCACCAAAGGAGACACCAATGATATGCCTTCTAAGAGCGAAATCGACTCGAATTCGCAAGAGAACCAAGAACAGAAGCAAGATGAGAATGTGGAACTGAAAACCAGAGAGAAGGAAAGTTCAGCGGAGGAGACCAAGTCCAAAGACAATGAATCAAATCAAGAAACAGACAGTTCAAAAACCGATGGTGGAGATAATGATTCTGGTGGGCAGGGAGTCTCGGAAGAGGGTTCTGGTGAAAAGAAATCCGATACAGATGAGGCCGAGAAGAAAACAGATCCAGAAGAAGGTTCAGCTGACACTAAGAGTGGAGAGAAAGTGGATGGTGAGATTGAAGAGAAGGTGAACCAAAATGATAGTGATGGATCCGGGGATAACTCGGATGAGAAGAAAGACGAGAATCAGACAAAAGATCAAACTCCTTCTGAAGTGTTTCCTTCTGGTGCTCAATCAGACCTTTTGAGTGAAACTACAACTCAGAATGGGGCATTTTCTACACAAGCTGCTGAATCAAAGAATGAGAAGGAATCTCAATCTTCATCCAAGCAGCAAACCGGCTACAGCTGGAAACAGTGCAATGTTACTGCTGGTCCTGATTATATTCCCTGCCTTGATAATTTGCAAGCTATCAAGAAGCTTCACTCTACCAAGCATTACGAACACCGAGAGAGGCACTGTCCCGAGAATCCACCTACTTGCCTTGTTGCTCTTCCTAAAGGATACAGAAAGCCAATTGAGTGGCCTACAAGTAGAGAGAAG ATATGGTACTATAATGTTCCACACACCAAGCTCGCTGAAGTCAAGGGCCACCAGAACTGGGTGAAAGTTACTGGTGAATACCTTACCTTCCCTGGTGGCGGAACCCAATTTAAACATGGTGCTCTGCATTACATCGATTTCATACAGGAG TCTGTTCCTGATGTTGCCTGGGGAAAACGCTCTCGCGTGGTATTGGATGTGGGATGTGGTGTTGCTAGTTTTGGAGGCTATCTCTTTGATAGAGATGTTATTGCAATGTCACTTGCCCCGAAAGATGAACATGAAGCACAGGTTCAATTCGCACTTGAGAGGGGAATCCCTGCTTTATCTGCTGTCATGGGCACCACGAGACTTCCCTTCCCTAGCAGAGTCTTTGATATTGTACATTGTGCACGCTGTAGAGTCCCGTGGCATATAGAAG GTGGTAAACTCCTTTTAGAGCTGAACCGCCTCTTGCGACCTGGTGGTTTCTTTGTGTGGTCAGCTACTCCAGTTTATCAGAAAATTCCAGTTGATGTTGCCATTTGGAAAG CTATGTCTGAACTAATAAAATCATTGTGCTGGGAGTTGATATCTATAAATAAGGATACCGTGAATGGAGTTGGTGTGGCAACCTATAGGAAGCCTATGTCTAATGATTGCTATGAGAAAAGATCACAAAATGATCCCCCAATGTGTGCAGACTCTGATGATTCAAATGCCGCCTG GTATGTGCCTCTGCAAACATGCATGCATAAAATACCTATAGACTCTACAGAACGTGGGTCTCAATGGCCAGAGGAATGGCCATCGAGGTTGGTGAAAACACCTTATTGGCTGTTGAGTTCCCAGGTTGGAGTCTATGGTAAATCTGCCCCCGAGGATTTCGCTTCAGACAATGAGCACTGGAAACGGGTTGTGACCAAGTCATATTTAAGTGGAATTGGGATTGACTGGTCAACTGTGAGGAATGTCATGGACATGCGAGCAATTTATGGAGG GTTCGCTGCTGCTCTAAAAGACTTGAATGTGTGGGTCATGAATGTGGTATCCGTAGATGCTCCGGATACCTTACCCATAATCTACGAACGAGGTCTATTCGGCATTTATCATGACTGGTGTGAATCTTTTAGCACCTACCCCAGATCttatgatcttctccatgcggACCATCTCTTCTCCAAGATCAAGAAGAG GTGCAATTTAGTAGCTCTAGTAGCGGAGGTGGATCGTATCTTGAGACCTGGGGGCAAATTGATCGTCAGGGACAATGTTGAGACGATCAACGAGGTGGAGAGCATGGTGCGGGCGATGCAATGGGAAGTCCGGCTGACGTACTCCAAGGACAATGAGGGATTGCTTTGCATCCAGAAGTCCATGTGGCGCCCCAGCGAAGCGGAGACGGTCAGCTACGCCATTGCTTAG